The region ATCTGCCTCACCCTCACGGAGGGACAGGTGGAGCGGCTGGAGCTGCCGATGATGCAGCCTCCCGGCAAGAACGGACCGCCGCTGGGCACGGCGTTCACGGTGAGCGTGGAAGCGGCGGAGGGCGTGACCACCGGCATCAGCGCGGCGGATCGCGCGCACACCGTGAAGGTCGCCATCTCACCAGAGGCGAAGCCGTCGGATCTGGTGACGCCAGGGCACGTGTTCCCGCTGCGGGCGCGCCGCGGGGGCGTCTTGGTGCGCGCGGGGCAAACGGAAGGCTCGCTGGATCTCGCGCGCCTCGCGGGGCTCACGCCGGCCGGCGTGATCTGCGAGATCATGAACGACGACGGCAGCATGGCGCGCATGCCGGATCTCGAAGCCTTTGCCCGGGAGCATGGCCTTCGCATTTTGACGATCGCGGATCTGATCCGCTACCGGCTGCAGAAGGAGCAGCTCGTGGAAAAGCTCCACGAGGCGGACATCGTGATGGACCGCACGGGCACCACCTGGCGCGCGATGGTGTACGGCGCCACGGTGGAAGATCGTCAGCTGCTCGTGCTGGTGCGCGGCAAGATCGACGCTGCCAAGCCGGTGCTGTGTCGCATGCACAGCGGCTCCACGCTGGCGGACACCTTCAGCTCCACCGTGAGCGAGGGCGGGCGGCACCTGGCGGAGGCCATCGACGCCATCGAGGCGGAGGGCTCCGGCGTGGTGGTGTACCTGCCGCCGCGGTGTGATCTCCGTCACGAGCTCATGGCCCTCACGGAGCGGCTGAAGAGCTCGCCCGTCGCTGCGCCCAAGCCGGATTCCCGCGCCCATGGCGGCACCCTTCGGGAGTACGGCCTCGGCGCCCAGGTGTTGCGGGAGCTCGGCTTGCACCGCATCCGCCTGCTCACCAACAACCCCCGGAAGATCGCCGGCATCCACGGCTACGGCCTGGAAGTGGTGGAGAGCGTCCCACTCGTCTCGATGAAGAAGGTTTAGTGGTTTCAGGTATTTGGCTTGTTTGACATTATGACATCACGATCGTAGATTCGTGATGTCATGGCGAAACAAATCACAGTTCGGGGTGTCTCCCCACAGCTTTCGTCGAAGCTCGAGGAGTTGAGTCGAGCTCGGGGCGAGAGCGTCAACGCTACCGTTCTCTTCTTGTTGGAACAGGCGACGGGGGTCGATGCGCGACGGCGCCGTCTCGAGCGTTACGCCACTTGGACAGAAGCCGATGCAGAGGAGTTCTCGCTCGGCTTGAAAGCGCAGCGGCAGGTCGACGAGGACCTCTGGGGTTGAAATGGATGTGGTGCTGGACACGTCCGCCTACTCGCACCTTCGACGTGGACACCCCAAAGTGCAGGACATCGTGGCCAAGGCGGCTACCGTGCTCCTGCCGACGATCGTATTGGGAGAGCTTGAGGCTGCGTTCCAGTTGGGAAGTCGGACGAAGGAGAACGTCGCCACGCTGGAGGAGTTCCTCGAGGAACCCTTCGTGTCGACGCTGCCGGTGAGCGAAAGAGTCGCACGGCAATACGGTGCGCTGTTCTCGGAGCTGCGCCGCGCCGGGACGCCGATCCCGGTGAACGACGTCTGGATTGCTGCGACCACCATCGAGGCAGGTGCACGTCTGCTCACCTTCGACTCGGATTTCGAGCGCGTGAAGCGTCTCGATCGCACGATTCTCTTGGCGTAGGCCGTGCTAACGTCGGTGCCCCCCATGGCAGAGCCCAAGAGTCTCGAAGGTCAGCTCGTCGCGCCGCCCAAGGCCCGCTTCGGGTTGGTGGCGTCGCGCTTCAACTCCTTCATCGTGGAGCAGCTGGTTTCCGGCTGCGTGGATGGCCTCACCCGACACGGGGTGAGCGCGGATCGCATCACGCTGGTGCACGTGCCGGGCTCTTGGGAAATCCCGCTCATGTGCTCGCGCCTCGCGAAGAGCGGCAAGCTGGACGCGGTCATCGCGCTGGGCGCCGTCATTCGCGGCGGTACGCCGCACTTCGACTACGTCGCTTCCGAGGCCGCCAAGGGCGTGGCCATGGCGTCCGCTCAGTCCGGCGTGCCGGTCATCTTCGGCGTGCTCACCACGGACACCATCGAGCAAGCCATCGAGCGCGCGGGCACCAAGGCCGGCAACAAGGGTTTCGACGCGGCCATGGCCGCCATCGAGATGGTGAGCCTGGGCAAGGCTCTCTCCGACGCGGGGCTGTGAGCCATGGGTGCTCGGTCCACCGCGCGTGAGGCCGCGCTGCAGATGCTGTTCTCGATCGAGATCAGCGGAGCCGATGCCGCGCAGGTGATCCACGACTACTGGCGCGAGATGCCGGGAGACGCCGAAGGTCGCCCCTACGCCGACGGCCTGGTGAAGGGCGTGGCCGCCGCGCTGGAAGAGATCGACGGGCGTATTCGCACGGCGAGCACCAACTGGCGGCTGGAGCGCATGACGCGCGTGGATCGCAATCTGCTGCGGCTCTCCACCTACGAGCTGCTCAGGGAGAAAGACGTACCCCGCGCGGTGATCATCGACGAGGCCGTGGAGCTCGCCAAACGCTTCGGAACCGAGGAATCCGGATCTTTCGTGAACGGCGTGCTCGATCGCATCGCCAACGACTGCGGCCGCACGGACGAAGCCTGATGGACCTTCGGTTCATCGCTCCGCACCTGCGCAAGCTCGATCTAGCCGGAACCGAGGTGCTCGTGGCCTGCACTGCGGAGCAGGAGCGACCACCCCATGGCGTGGCGGGCTTGGTCGACTGGCGCTTGGCCGGCCGCATCTCGCGCTTGATGGAGGAGGGCATCGTCACCGGCGAGCTGGGCGAAGTGGTGCTGGTGCCCGGCAAGCCCAAGCTGCCCTTCGACAAGGTGCTGCTCTTTGGTGTGGGGCCCGAGCGCGAGCTGGACGAGCGCGTGTTTCGTCACGTGGTGGAGAAGATGCTCGCCACGTTGGAGGGCCTCTGCGCGCGCTCCGCCGTGGTGCAGCTCCCCGGGCGCGCCGCAGATCTTATCGAGCCGGAGCGCGCCGCGGACGTGCTCTTGGAATGCGCCGGAGGTCGTCCGGAGCACGACGTCTGGACGCTGGTGGAACCGCCGGAAGCGCAGCG is a window of Polyangiaceae bacterium DNA encoding:
- the ribB gene encoding 3,4-dihydroxy-2-butanone-4-phosphate synthase, which translates into the protein MPQSIPPRPLDIDPEPLARVQQAIDDIRAGKMVILVDDEDRENEGDLTMAAEMVTPEAINFMAKFGRGLICLTLTEGQVERLELPMMQPPGKNGPPLGTAFTVSVEAAEGVTTGISAADRAHTVKVAISPEAKPSDLVTPGHVFPLRARRGGVLVRAGQTEGSLDLARLAGLTPAGVICEIMNDDGSMARMPDLEAFAREHGLRILTIADLIRYRLQKEQLVEKLHEADIVMDRTGTTWRAMVYGATVEDRQLLVLVRGKIDAAKPVLCRMHSGSTLADTFSSTVSEGGRHLAEAIDAIEAEGSGVVVYLPPRCDLRHELMALTERLKSSPVAAPKPDSRAHGGTLREYGLGAQVLRELGLHRIRLLTNNPRKIAGIHGYGLEVVESVPLVSMKKV
- a CDS encoding type II toxin-antitoxin system VapC family toxin; amino-acid sequence: MLDTSAYSHLRRGHPKVQDIVAKAATVLLPTIVLGELEAAFQLGSRTKENVATLEEFLEEPFVSTLPVSERVARQYGALFSELRRAGTPIPVNDVWIAATTIEAGARLLTFDSDFERVKRLDRTILLA
- a CDS encoding 6,7-dimethyl-8-ribityllumazine synthase gives rise to the protein MAEPKSLEGQLVAPPKARFGLVASRFNSFIVEQLVSGCVDGLTRHGVSADRITLVHVPGSWEIPLMCSRLAKSGKLDAVIALGAVIRGGTPHFDYVASEAAKGVAMASAQSGVPVIFGVLTTDTIEQAIERAGTKAGNKGFDAAMAAIEMVSLGKALSDAGL
- the nusB gene encoding transcription antitermination factor NusB, with amino-acid sequence MGARSTAREAALQMLFSIEISGADAAQVIHDYWREMPGDAEGRPYADGLVKGVAAALEEIDGRIRTASTNWRLERMTRVDRNLLRLSTYELLREKDVPRAVIIDEAVELAKRFGTEESGSFVNGVLDRIANDCGRTDEA
- a CDS encoding leucyl aminopeptidase translates to MDLRFIAPHLRKLDLAGTEVLVACTAEQERPPHGVAGLVDWRLAGRISRLMEEGIVTGELGEVVLVPGKPKLPFDKVLLFGVGPERELDERVFRHVVEKMLATLEGLCARSAVVQLPGRAADLIEPERAADVLLECAGGRPEHDVWTLVEPPEAQRSVTQHMVQERRRVREL